Proteins encoded together in one Pseudoalteromonas xiamenensis window:
- a CDS encoding tandem-95 repeat protein: MKLNKITGILTKVFVANIALTYSNAMAATINYSTKSDISGQANLSHTDGFTYVLDAGYSGDSYTSQSDMQIINSVGAFSNNMVLGSVSDVQLDRAYKFYTSNNSNNFSLDSFIIYAKNSTNTSSYELTIVGNDDSGTEFSETISVPSFGSPGQTFSKSYPGDFSDARWQNVDEVQFHFKNTATNDYDTQFAIHTIVTGPAVAANTAPVVDLDSTSGSDDNTISFSEGGGAVNVASNAAVTDADGDTIKTITVSLTNDQDGASEGLSVSAAAQDALDGVSGSSAKSLQDTISITSATATAAQVATFLQAITYNNTASTPNTTARTVTVVINDGTASSTSRTSTISVSDVNAASSTAASFNTTTGTNLSPAIIFGSGDETLTIASTSHITGSTANGGAGTDTLSVPTGADLTGFTSLTNFETLTPDSGASITLSETQHEAFTTINGSGTNQFTISSADGNGILSGDADIETYVLNAALTFTLGSASQNVTGGSSAITVKTGAVTASGTLTGSSSSDTLQLATGASIAGATISAFETLSLDSGASVTMTEAQHDSFSTISGAGTEQITISTATDGFTAASNIETYVLGAANTVTLSNTGQSITGSSGNDTVNAGSLSITGTYNGASGTDTLSLSTGADISGATIVNFNNLTLASGASVTMKANQPAKFAGTITAAGNETITITGDGDFTTLSNIETFTVNDQSTNARTITLGSAGTSVTATSSTDAITFNVGSLTYTGTLTGESSVADTVTLSSSANIASATLNNITNLTLASGANVSMTTSQHSAFSGTVTAAGSETINISGDGSLTTFSNVENYSVDDDSTNSRTITVSSTVSVTAGSSTDAVTFALGGASYSGTLVGEASVADTVTVSDGADVSGGSFFNIGTLSLLSGASVAIDSANLSDFSAFTGSGGSETLKLMDGGTFDFSSETVSAIETVAIGTNSAFTITLKDNFNSDGQAVAITNTTGSAITNALSINASAFSGDTLNISATDLNGNDTFVGGSGADTLRPGGGADSLTGNGGNDNFIGSASNLNGDTITDLAIGDTITVTGVTGLSTSNVRFNGTSTLEVDTNATDFSSAEISLSLTNSPGSTLDFTVADSGSDTLITLIAKNEKPTFSNLNGASTFTEGGSAVVIDSDVVVSDTELDALNASNGNYNNASLTIVRSGGANSDDVFGNSGLLSTLTESGTFSYNSTEVGTVTTNSAGTLKLTFNSNATSALVDNVLQTITYSNASENPSTSVTLNYTFNDGTSDSTGTNQASVTITPVNDAPTDISLANSSVDQSDTAANYNIGALSTTDVDDSSFTYTLTTGSSANGSCTASTGNGSFQINGSNLEANAALSAGSYIVCIQTDDGDTTFQKSFTITVNDNVAPSAPSTPDLDAASDSGTSSTDNITNDTTPTFSGTAEAGATVELYSSLAGASAIGSATVSGSGNWQITSSVLSEGTHTITAKAKDSSNNVSSASAGLSVVIDTTVPSIPAITTPIEVDDKVNASEDDTVLIEGSGAESGATVTVKISDSGSGEVSTTTTADGSGNWTLTGKELNVSTFNNGDLTVTASQSDTAGNSSSAATKTIALDNVAPTGHSVNIDQSSITKTNEAALSFTFASAEIGTTFTYKLKDGTSTISSSSSQTITSATQQVTGIDVTNLNEGTLTLEVIVTDSFGNDATLVSDTVNKSYIVAPTAVNDSFSTNEDTAKQFDLLANDSDANGDMVASSAALKTQPTKGSISISSGVITYTPNKDVNGSDSFTYTVKDALSQESNVATVSITITAVNDVPTAKDLVINTDEDTPSAALNVRSEATDVEDTNPTGDLTIVTQPTKGSVAIDQQNGTFVYTPNANTNGPDSFTYNIKDSEGGVSLNAKVDVNVGAINDAPVANADNKTFDEDTSTTLDILSNDTDVEDSAFNNSSITLQDVGQGAGVYSFATVTIASDGTLNIVPKANVNGQHTFTYSLKDSGSATSNAATVTLNITPINDAPVAVDNQAQLLEDGSFEVNVLGNDTDVDTGDSFNLSSLTVVKAPSQGSTQVTQTGAIVYTPNKDSNGTDTFTYTVEDSHGAVSNEATVTMTVTAVNDAPLATGQSLTVNEDNTLLITLAASDIDKDPLTYSIVTSTQNGSLTKQSDTTWLYSPSANYSGADSFVFKASDGTVDSNQATVNLTINAVNDSPVANSDSVSVDEDTTLNVTLSGTDIEGSSLTYKIGTSPSHGSATISSGTLTYIPEANFSGTDSLTVVANDGELDSSPATIQITVNAINDAPTITGTPSVTVNEDSAYQFTPSASDIDKDTLTFSITNKPNWLNFDSGTGTLSGTPLNEQVGSYTGIVISVSDGQATTSLPAFTLTVNNVNDAPVISGVPATTVKQDNNYSFTPTASDVDSPKLVFSIANKPAWASFDSNSGTLAGTPTRDDIGTYNGIVISVSDGPLSASLPSFAVQVLPVNSAPIAKDMQIALKEDGTTSFVALVSDIDKDPLGVQIVSQPSNGQVRVQGTTVTYTPNVNFNGIDTFSYLASDGKLTSNTAVVGVSVSAVNDAPVANDDQFNFSINADNRYTLDVLANDSDVDGDTLTIIGAKSSLGSVAIVNGALELQTSGVINGPISLSYLIEDKAKARAKANVSLQLNSSNSGGPTITAPADLTVRATGLFTKVDLGVATAFDASGLPLPVSLVEGKTIFPPGSHLVYWQVTDSQGRTEFATQTVRVEPLISISKNSTVVEDSQNSFSVFLNGTSPSYPVEVAYSVSGTATSADHSLTDGVVVIDSGTQATVNYDVFADEIVEGTETIEVTLSSGLNLGAKSSTRIDIVEQNVAPALSLSVKQNGEERNLVTQQGGEVSLVANVVDVNPNDEVKLEWVVKNAPFVNQSGDPLQFVFDPINTAPGIYQIDAIASDNGSPSLTSKKSSFIEVIESLPQLGDQDSDGDLIPDSQEGVKDSDGDGIPDYLDAIEDCNVIQQRVTDPNQFLTEGSPGVCLRKGANVPQNQSGGVELFNSELAQDQAAQNVGGIFDFIANGLPNAGDVYDIVLPQREPIPMNPAYRKLRGGQWGDFVTDGQNQIYSALGEKGYCPPPGDSSWQVGLTPGHWCVQLSIQDGGPNDDDGVANGTIVDPGGIAVMNNGNAFPVVTADSASTRQGVAVVIDVLTNDTDEDNDALTITSADVDFGVVEIVDNKVRYTPPTNLLGTATILYGISDNRGGTASGEVKVEIKLNNPPTTQPDSAEVNIGQTAIVDVLVNDSDLEGDALILMDAIAQQGNVSVTEDQKIKYVPNGSFTGIDTITYYVQDELGAASSGTLTMTVNAENTNVNNHVESKSSGSTSIWMLVIGGLFGLLRRIRHKGFFLVPIVVSTLGLLQSPQGYAAQNWMLGGGLTTAKATGISYPSNWQGQSSQVDDSATGYYLSAGYTFMENWVAIFQYEDLGTASNNFILPASSGEDGLYAAPVLGKSASLVVRYSLPLSTDFSVDVAAGVQKWETDIKATINGGNKLTKSFDGTDPLVSIGGNYKVSEHTSIRAQFQFEQRERNDVNTLMLGVERRF; this comes from the coding sequence ATGAAGCTAAATAAAATCACCGGTATTCTCACTAAGGTGTTCGTTGCCAATATTGCTCTGACCTACAGTAATGCGATGGCTGCAACAATCAATTATTCTACTAAATCTGATATATCAGGTCAGGCAAATCTTAGCCATACAGATGGTTTTACCTACGTGCTAGATGCTGGCTACTCGGGTGATTCTTATACTAGCCAATCTGATATGCAGATAATCAACTCGGTTGGTGCCTTTTCTAATAATATGGTGCTCGGCTCTGTGTCGGATGTTCAACTAGACAGAGCGTATAAATTTTACACGAGCAATAACAGCAATAACTTTAGTCTAGATTCTTTTATCATCTACGCGAAGAATTCAACAAACACAAGTAGCTATGAATTAACGATTGTCGGTAATGATGATTCAGGTACAGAGTTCAGTGAAACCATATCAGTTCCTTCTTTTGGCTCACCTGGGCAAACGTTTTCAAAGAGTTATCCCGGTGACTTCTCTGATGCTCGATGGCAGAATGTAGATGAAGTGCAATTCCACTTTAAAAATACGGCAACGAATGATTATGACACTCAATTTGCTATACATACGATTGTAACTGGTCCAGCCGTCGCGGCGAATACAGCACCCGTGGTTGATTTAGACTCAACGTCTGGAAGCGATGACAACACCATTAGCTTCTCAGAAGGCGGTGGTGCGGTCAATGTCGCATCAAATGCCGCTGTCACCGATGCTGATGGCGATACGATTAAAACCATCACAGTCAGTTTAACCAACGATCAAGATGGGGCCTCAGAAGGTTTATCAGTCTCAGCCGCAGCACAAGATGCACTGGATGGTGTATCAGGTTCTTCGGCGAAATCGTTGCAAGATACCATTAGCATTACGAGCGCTACCGCAACGGCGGCGCAAGTTGCGACATTTTTACAAGCCATTACGTACAATAATACCGCGAGTACACCCAACACCACCGCGAGAACCGTGACGGTCGTGATTAATGATGGTACAGCTAGCAGTACGTCGCGCACGTCGACAATAAGCGTGTCGGATGTCAACGCCGCCAGTTCTACCGCCGCGAGTTTTAATACCACAACGGGCACGAATCTATCACCCGCTATTATATTTGGCAGTGGTGATGAAACACTGACGATAGCGAGTACCAGCCATATTACTGGTTCTACGGCAAATGGCGGCGCAGGAACCGATACGTTATCTGTGCCTACGGGGGCAGATTTAACAGGGTTTACCTCATTAACGAATTTTGAAACCTTAACACCCGACAGTGGTGCATCCATTACCCTTTCTGAGACACAGCATGAAGCCTTTACCACGATAAATGGTTCGGGCACGAATCAATTTACCATTAGTAGCGCAGATGGTAACGGGATTCTATCGGGTGATGCCGATATTGAAACTTATGTACTAAATGCAGCACTAACATTTACATTAGGGAGCGCATCACAAAATGTGACGGGTGGCAGTAGTGCGATTACGGTAAAAACCGGTGCTGTAACCGCATCGGGCACACTAACCGGTAGCAGCAGTAGCGACACGTTACAGTTGGCAACAGGCGCAAGTATCGCGGGTGCAACCATCAGCGCGTTCGAAACGCTTTCATTGGACAGTGGTGCTTCAGTGACGATGACCGAAGCGCAGCACGATAGTTTTTCTACCATTAGTGGCGCTGGCACAGAACAGATCACGATTTCAACCGCAACGGATGGTTTCACTGCCGCAAGCAATATTGAAACTTATGTGTTAGGTGCGGCCAATACGGTAACGTTATCAAATACTGGTCAAAGTATTACTGGTAGCAGCGGAAATGATACCGTAAATGCAGGTAGTCTAAGTATTACGGGGACATATAACGGCGCAAGTGGCACGGATACACTGAGCCTTTCAACTGGGGCTGACATTTCAGGCGCAACCATCGTTAATTTCAACAACTTGACGCTGGCGAGCGGTGCATCAGTGACGATGAAAGCAAATCAACCCGCCAAGTTTGCAGGTACAATCACAGCTGCAGGTAACGAAACTATTACGATTACTGGTGATGGCGATTTCACCACGTTAAGCAATATTGAGACGTTTACCGTTAATGACCAATCTACGAACGCAAGAACTATCACACTAGGGTCGGCTGGAACATCGGTTACGGCAACATCGTCAACTGATGCAATCACATTTAATGTGGGGTCGTTGACTTATACAGGAACTTTAACTGGTGAAAGCAGTGTCGCTGACACCGTAACCCTGTCTTCTAGCGCAAATATTGCGTCTGCCACACTAAATAATATTACCAATTTGACTTTAGCCAGTGGTGCAAATGTTTCGATGACGACTTCGCAACACAGTGCATTTAGTGGAACCGTGACGGCGGCGGGCAGCGAAACAATCAACATTTCTGGCGATGGTAGCTTGACCACGTTCAGTAATGTTGAAAATTACTCTGTTGATGATGACTCGACTAATAGCCGAACGATTACAGTTAGTAGCACGGTGAGTGTGACGGCAGGTTCATCAACCGATGCAGTCACATTCGCACTTGGAGGTGCAAGTTACTCAGGCACGTTAGTCGGCGAGGCGTCTGTTGCTGACACGGTGACTGTGTCGGATGGTGCGGATGTAAGTGGCGGTAGCTTTTTTAATATTGGGACTCTGAGTTTACTTTCAGGTGCTAGCGTTGCAATTGATTCTGCCAATCTCAGTGATTTTAGCGCATTCACGGGCTCCGGGGGCAGTGAAACGCTAAAACTCATGGATGGTGGCACTTTTGATTTCTCATCAGAGACAGTTTCTGCGATTGAAACGGTAGCCATTGGCACTAACAGTGCCTTTACCATAACGCTGAAAGATAACTTTAATAGTGATGGTCAAGCAGTGGCAATCACGAATACTACGGGAAGTGCTATCACCAATGCGTTATCGATTAATGCCAGTGCGTTTAGCGGTGACACGTTAAACATTAGCGCAACGGATCTTAACGGTAATGATACTTTTGTTGGTGGAAGTGGTGCGGATACTTTACGCCCAGGCGGTGGAGCAGACTCCTTAACGGGTAATGGTGGCAACGACAACTTTATTGGTAGCGCGAGCAATTTAAATGGCGATACCATCACGGATTTGGCAATCGGCGATACTATCACAGTGACAGGTGTTACTGGATTATCAACCAGTAACGTCCGATTCAACGGCACTAGCACGTTGGAAGTGGATACCAATGCGACGGACTTTAGCTCAGCTGAAATTTCACTGTCGCTGACGAACTCTCCGGGCAGCACCTTGGACTTCACGGTGGCAGACAGTGGCAGTGATACACTAATTACCCTGATTGCTAAAAATGAAAAACCGACTTTCAGTAATTTAAATGGTGCGTCTACCTTCACTGAAGGTGGCTCCGCAGTGGTTATTGATTCAGATGTTGTGGTTTCCGACACTGAACTTGATGCACTGAACGCGAGTAATGGAAATTACAACAATGCGTCGTTAACCATAGTGCGTAGTGGCGGGGCAAATTCAGACGATGTCTTTGGTAACTCAGGGTTGTTATCAACACTTACTGAAAGTGGCACGTTTAGCTACAACAGCACTGAAGTGGGTACCGTGACAACAAATTCGGCTGGTACCCTAAAGTTAACCTTTAATAGCAACGCAACGTCAGCGTTAGTTGATAATGTGCTGCAAACGATCACTTATTCGAACGCGTCCGAAAATCCAAGTACAAGTGTAACGCTTAACTATACCTTTAATGATGGCACGTCAGATAGTACGGGCACCAATCAGGCCTCAGTGACGATAACGCCTGTAAACGATGCGCCTACAGATATTAGTTTAGCTAATAGCTCAGTAGATCAATCTGATACTGCGGCTAATTATAATATCGGGGCGCTCTCAACCACGGACGTTGATGATAGTAGCTTTACGTATACGCTCACTACAGGCTCAAGTGCTAACGGTTCATGTACAGCAAGTACAGGCAATGGTAGTTTCCAAATTAATGGTAGTAACTTAGAGGCCAATGCAGCACTCTCAGCGGGTAGTTATATCGTCTGTATTCAAACAGATGATGGTGATACAACGTTCCAAAAATCGTTTACGATCACGGTTAACGATAACGTAGCGCCTAGTGCGCCGTCTACACCAGACCTAGATGCGGCTTCCGATAGTGGTACATCGAGTACCGATAATATAACTAACGATACAACCCCAACGTTCAGTGGTACTGCCGAGGCGGGTGCGACGGTTGAACTCTATAGTTCTTTGGCTGGCGCGAGCGCTATTGGCTCAGCAACTGTGTCGGGAAGCGGAAATTGGCAAATCACAAGCAGCGTCCTGAGTGAAGGGACACACACGATTACAGCGAAAGCCAAAGACAGTAGCAATAACGTCAGTTCAGCGTCGGCGGGGCTTAGTGTTGTAATTGACACAACAGTACCTTCGATTCCAGCTATTACTACACCAATAGAGGTTGACGATAAGGTTAACGCATCGGAAGATGATACCGTACTTATTGAGGGTTCCGGTGCTGAGTCTGGTGCAACGGTTACGGTGAAGATTAGTGATTCGGGTTCTGGAGAAGTAAGCACCACAACGACAGCGGATGGCTCGGGTAATTGGACATTAACGGGCAAAGAATTGAATGTGAGTACGTTCAATAATGGCGATCTTACCGTTACTGCATCGCAAAGTGATACTGCGGGTAATAGTTCTAGTGCAGCGACTAAAACAATTGCGCTTGATAATGTGGCTCCAACAGGGCACAGCGTCAACATCGACCAATCATCAATAACAAAAACAAATGAAGCTGCGCTGAGTTTTACGTTCGCTAGCGCAGAAATAGGTACAACGTTTACATATAAATTAAAAGACGGTACATCAACGATTTCGAGTTCGAGTAGCCAAACGATCACCAGTGCAACGCAGCAAGTGACCGGTATCGATGTCACGAATTTGAATGAAGGGACATTAACCCTAGAAGTAATCGTGACGGATAGTTTCGGTAACGACGCTACGCTCGTTTCAGATACGGTAAATAAAAGCTACATTGTTGCACCGACAGCGGTAAATGACTCGTTTAGCACCAACGAAGATACAGCTAAGCAGTTTGACTTATTAGCGAATGATTCTGACGCAAATGGCGATATGGTCGCTTCGTCAGCGGCACTCAAAACGCAACCTACAAAAGGCTCTATTAGCATTAGCAGTGGTGTAATCACCTATACGCCGAACAAAGATGTAAATGGTTCCGACTCCTTTACTTACACGGTAAAAGATGCACTTTCGCAAGAGTCTAATGTTGCAACGGTTAGCATTACTATCACCGCCGTTAACGACGTGCCTACTGCAAAAGACTTGGTCATTAACACGGATGAAGACACACCTAGTGCTGCCTTAAATGTGCGCAGTGAAGCAACCGATGTAGAAGACACAAATCCAACAGGAGACCTAACGATAGTCACTCAGCCGACTAAAGGAAGTGTGGCGATTGACCAACAAAACGGCACCTTTGTATACACGCCAAATGCCAACACCAATGGCCCAGATAGCTTTACCTACAATATTAAAGACAGTGAAGGTGGTGTGTCTTTGAACGCGAAGGTGGATGTCAATGTCGGTGCCATCAATGATGCGCCAGTAGCCAATGCCGATAACAAAACCTTTGATGAAGACACCAGTACCACCTTGGATATTTTGAGCAATGATACTGATGTTGAAGACAGTGCATTTAACAACAGCAGCATAACGTTGCAAGATGTAGGGCAAGGTGCCGGTGTATATAGCTTTGCAACCGTCACGATTGCAAGCGATGGCACACTGAATATCGTGCCAAAAGCAAACGTAAATGGGCAACATACGTTTACCTACTCGCTAAAAGACAGTGGCAGTGCAACATCGAACGCGGCAACCGTCACGTTGAACATTACACCGATTAACGATGCCCCTGTCGCCGTTGATAACCAGGCGCAATTGCTGGAAGATGGCTCTTTCGAAGTCAACGTGTTGGGTAATGATACCGATGTTGATACGGGCGATAGCTTTAATTTGAGCTCGCTGACCGTCGTCAAAGCCCCTTCGCAGGGTAGTACGCAAGTGACTCAAACCGGAGCCATTGTCTATACGCCGAATAAAGACAGCAATGGAACGGATACCTTCACTTATACTGTGGAAGACAGTCATGGGGCTGTTTCCAATGAAGCAACGGTCACCATGACCGTAACGGCCGTAAATGATGCGCCGTTGGCAACAGGGCAGTCCCTCACGGTTAATGAAGACAACACTTTATTGATTACGTTAGCTGCGTCTGACATTGATAAAGATCCCCTCACTTATAGCATCGTTACAAGTACCCAAAATGGTTCACTGACAAAACAAAGTGATACGACTTGGTTATACTCACCATCCGCGAATTATAGTGGTGCAGATAGTTTCGTCTTCAAGGCAAGTGATGGCACGGTTGACTCTAACCAAGCTACGGTCAATCTTACGATAAATGCGGTGAATGATAGCCCAGTTGCGAATTCTGATTCGGTCAGCGTGGATGAAGATACAACGCTGAATGTGACGTTAAGTGGCACTGATATTGAGGGAAGTTCGCTGACCTATAAAATCGGCACGTCACCGAGCCACGGTAGCGCAACAATTTCTTCAGGCACGCTAACGTATATACCAGAAGCGAATTTCAGTGGAACGGACAGTCTAACCGTCGTAGCCAATGACGGCGAGTTGGATTCATCTCCAGCAACGATTCAAATTACTGTAAATGCAATTAATGACGCGCCAACTATAACGGGTACGCCTTCAGTAACGGTAAATGAAGATTCAGCTTATCAGTTTACGCCAAGTGCTTCTGATATCGATAAAGACACACTGACCTTCTCAATTACAAACAAGCCAAATTGGTTAAACTTTGACTCAGGGACAGGTACGTTAAGTGGTACGCCGTTAAATGAACAGGTAGGAAGTTATACGGGGATAGTCATTTCCGTTAGTGACGGCCAAGCCACCACTTCTTTACCCGCGTTTACTTTGACAGTCAATAATGTCAACGACGCGCCTGTTATTAGCGGTGTGCCAGCGACCACGGTGAAGCAGGACAACAACTATTCGTTTACACCTACAGCAAGCGATGTTGATTCTCCGAAATTGGTGTTCTCTATCGCGAATAAACCAGCTTGGGCGAGCTTTGACTCGAATTCTGGTACTTTGGCTGGTACGCCAACGAGAGACGATATTGGTACTTACAATGGTATTGTTATCTCCGTGAGCGATGGGCCTTTATCAGCCTCGTTACCGAGTTTTGCTGTTCAAGTGCTTCCTGTGAATTCCGCTCCTATCGCGAAAGATATGCAGATAGCCCTGAAAGAAGATGGGACAACCAGCTTTGTAGCTTTAGTGAGCGATATTGATAAAGATCCACTCGGTGTGCAGATTGTCTCGCAGCCGTCCAATGGTCAAGTGAGAGTCCAAGGCACAACGGTTACCTACACACCTAACGTGAATTTCAACGGAATAGACACGTTTAGTTATCTTGCAAGCGATGGAAAACTAACCTCGAATACCGCAGTTGTAGGGGTGTCGGTTAGTGCCGTCAACGATGCACCTGTGGCGAATGATGATCAATTCAATTTTTCTATTAATGCGGATAACCGATACACCCTTGATGTTCTGGCAAATGACTCGGACGTGGATGGCGATACGCTGACCATTATTGGTGCAAAATCTTCGCTTGGCAGCGTTGCTATCGTCAATGGTGCACTTGAACTACAAACTTCAGGTGTCATTAATGGCCCGATTTCCTTAAGTTATCTCATTGAAGACAAGGCGAAAGCAAGAGCAAAAGCAAACGTTTCATTGCAATTAAACTCATCAAACAGTGGTGGACCCACGATTACTGCGCCAGCAGACTTAACCGTCAGAGCGACAGGACTCTTTACCAAAGTTGACTTAGGGGTAGCGACGGCATTTGATGCAAGTGGTTTACCTCTGCCTGTTTCGCTGGTGGAGGGTAAAACGATATTCCCACCAGGAAGCCATTTAGTATACTGGCAAGTAACGGACAGCCAAGGTAGAACTGAATTTGCAACTCAAACCGTACGTGTGGAGCCATTAATCTCTATAAGCAAAAACAGCACGGTTGTTGAAGATAGTCAAAACAGTTTCAGTGTTTTTCTTAATGGTACATCTCCAAGTTACCCTGTAGAAGTTGCCTATTCAGTTTCAGGAACTGCGACGTCAGCGGATCACAGCTTAACGGATGGCGTGGTGGTCATCGACTCAGGCACGCAAGCAACAGTTAATTACGATGTGTTTGCTGATGAGATCGTTGAGGGCACTGAAACCATCGAAGTAACACTCAGTTCCGGGTTGAACCTTGGTGCGAAGTCTTCAACTCGTATCGATATTGTCGAGCAAAATGTCGCGCCAGCGTTATCACTTAGTGTTAAGCAAAATGGTGAAGAGCGTAATTTAGTCACTCAACAAGGTGGCGAGGTTTCACTGGTTGCCAATGTGGTGGATGTGAATCCTAATGACGAGGTTAAATTAGAATGGGTTGTAAAAAATGCCCCATTCGTCAATCAAAGTGGTGACCCTCTTCAATTTGTCTTTGACCCGATTAACACTGCACCGGGTATTTACCAAATAGATGCAATTGCCAGTGACAATGGGTCGCCTTCGTTGACGAGCAAGAAATCGAGCTTCATTGAAGTCATCGAATCTTTGCCTCAACTTGGCGATCAAGATTCGGATGGTGACTTAATACCTGATTCTCAAGAAGGTGTAAAAGACAGTGATGGAGACGGTATTCCTGATTATCTCGATGCAATTGAAGATTGTAACGTGATTCAGCAACGTGTAACGGATCCAAACCAATTCCTTACAGAGGGGTCTCCAGGCGTATGTCTCAGAAAAGGTGCAAATGTACCTCAGAACCAGTCAGGTGGCGTGGAATTATTTAATTCCGAACTCGCTCAAGATCAAGCAGCTCAAAACGTTGGTGGTATCTTTGACTTCATTGCGAATGGCTTGCCAAATGCGGGGGATGTCTATGACATCGTATTACCGCAGCGTGAACCTATTCCCATGAACCCAGCATACCGTAAATTACGAGGCGGCCAGTGGGGAGACTTCGTTACAGATGGCCAAAACCAGATTTATTCTGCTTTGGGAGAAAAAGGATATTGCCCACCACCAGGTGACTCTTCATGGCAAGTGGGATTAACACCAGGCCATTGGTGTGTGCAGTTAAGTATTCAAGACGGCGGACCTAACGACGACGATGGTGTCGCAAACGGAACTATTGTTGATCCAGGCGGTATTGCGGTTATGAATAACGGCAATGCATTCCCTGTGGTGACGGCTGATTCAGCGTCAACTCGGCAAGGCGTTGCTGTGGTCATTGATGTGTTAACAAATGACACCGACGAAGACAACGATGCGCTGACGATAACCAGTGCCGACGTTGACTTTGGTGTAGTTGAAATTGTGGATAATAAAGTACGCTACACACCACCAACGAACCTGCTAGGTACAGCGACCATTTTGTATGGCATTAGCGATAATCGTGGAGGCACGGCAAGTGGGGAAGTTAAAGTTGAAATTAAACTGAATAATCCGCCAACCACTCAACCAGATAGCGCCGAAGTAAACATTGGACAGACCGCAATTGTCGATGTACTTGTGAACGACTCCGATCTTGAAGGCGATGCGTTAATATTAATGGACGCAATTGCTCAACAAGGAAATGTGAGTGTCACGGAAGATCAAAAAATCAAATATGTACCTAACGGAAGCTTTACTGGCATCGATACAATTACATATTACGTGCAGGATGAGCTGGGTGCGGCATCAAGTGGGACATTAACCATGACCGTAAACGCGGAGAATACCAACGTGAACAACCATGTGGAAAGCAAGTCATCAGGTAGTACATCTATTTGGATGTTAGTAATCGGTGGATTGTTTGGCCTGCTCCGACGCATTCGCCATAAAGGATTTTTCCTTGTGCCAATTGTTGTAAGCACGTTAGGCTTACTGCAAAGCCCACAAGGCTATGCTGCGCAGAATTGGATGCTTGGAGGGGGATTAACCACCGCTAAAGCGACCGGTATTTCTTACCCGAGTAACTGGCAAGGTCAATCATCGCAAGTCGATGACTCTGCGACCGGTTACTATCTCAGTGCAGGTTACACCTTTATGGAAAACTGGGTTGCTATTTTCCAATATGAAGATTTAGGAACTGCTTCTAATAACTTCATTTTGCCAGCTTCTTCTGGTGAAGATGGGCTTTATGCTGCGCCTGTTTTAGGGAAGTCGGCTTCGCTTGTAGTACGGTATTCACTGCCTTTGAGCACTGATTTTTCCGTTGATGTGGCGGCAGGTGTGCAAAAATGGGAAACCGATATTAAGGCGACCATTAATGGTGGAAATAAGCTTACAAAGTCTTTTGATGGCACCGATCCACTGGTGAGCATTGGTGGTAACTACAAGGTGTCTGAACATACGTCAATCAGAGCGCAATTTCAGTTTGAGCAACGTGAACGGAACGATGTCAATACACTTATGCTTGGTGTAGAACGTCGCTTTTAA